The Streptomyces sp. RKND-216 genomic sequence CCGCGACCTCGCCCGCGGCATCCACCCCGCCATCCTCACCGACCGCGGCCTCGGCCCCGCCCTCACCACCCTCTCCCGACGCTGCACCGTCCCCGTCACCCTCACGGTGGACCTCGGTGCGGCCCGCCCCGCACCGGCGATCGAGGGGATCACCTACTTCACAGTGTCGGAACTCCTGCAGAACATCGGAAAGCACGCTGGCGCCGAGCACGCGGTCGTCGACGTGTGGTGCACGGCGGACCGGCTGCTGCTCCAGGTGACCGACGACGGCAGGGGCGGCGCACAGGCGTCCCCCGGGTCCGGGCTGGCGGGGCTGGCGGAACGGCTGGACGCCGTCGACGGACTGCTCGTCGTCGACTCCCCCACGGGCGGACCGACCACCATCACCGCCGAGCTGCCGTGGCGGGACCCGGACCCGGCGCCCCGCTGAGGCGCTCTGCGGGGCACGTTGCCCGCGCCCCGTGCGGCCACGTGTGGTGCCGTAGCGCGCGGCCCGCTCCCTCGTGCGCCGCGTGCGCCGCCGCGCAACCCTTCCGGAGCACGGCGGCGTCCCCCCGGCGAGGAGGCCCGCTGGGATACTGGGAGCGCCGGGATGCGCCCGGCGCGGGTGGGGGCCGGGGAGCCACATGGAGGACAGGGTGCGTGTCGTCATCGCCGAGGACTCGGTGCTGCTGCGGGAGGGGCTGACCCGACTGCTCACCGACCGTGGCCACGAGGTGGTCGCGGGCGTCGGCGACGCGGAAGCGCTGGTCAAGACGATCGACGAGCTGGCCTCCGACGGTTCCGGGGGCGGGAGCGGGTCCGGCGGGCTGCCGGACGTGGTGGTGGCGGACGTGCGGATGCCGCCGACGCATACCGACGAGGGTGTGCGGGCGGCGGTGGCGCTGCGCCGGGCGTACCCGGATCTGGGGGTGCTGGTGCTGTCGCAGTACGTGGAGGAGCAGTACGCGACCGAGCTGCTGGCCGGCTCCAGTCACGGGGTGGGCTATCTCCTGAAGGACCGGGTGGCGGACGTCCGCGAGTTCGTCGACGCGGTCGTGCGGGTGGCGCGGGGCGGCACGGCGCTGGACCCGGAGGTGGTGGCGCAGCTCCTGGGCCGCAGCCGCAAGCAGGACGCGCTTGCCGGGCTGACGCCGCGGGAGCGCGAGGTGCTGGGCCTGATGGCGGAGGGGCGGACGAACTCGGCGGTCGCCGCGCAGCTCGTCGTCAGCCACGGCGCGGTGGAGAAGCACGTCAGCAACATCTTCATGAAGCTCGGGCTCTCCCCGAGTGACGGAGATCACCGGAGGGTGCTGGCGGTTCTCCGTTACCTGAATTCCTAGGTCAGAAAGGGCGCTGGGGAATCCCGTTCCCGGTAAATCTGTTGTTTGTCTCAGAATCCGTTCCACTATGTGGCCGGGGCAAGGAAGGCGAACCTTACCCACGTACGATGTCGACGAGCCGCAGCCTCGAGGGAGGTCCGAATCCGTGACCAGTCAGGTCAACAGTCCAGCCGGCGCAGAGACCGGCGCCGGACAGCCGTCCCCGGCCGGGGCGGAGACCGTGAAGGAGGTCCGCCGACTGGACCGGGTGATC encodes the following:
- a CDS encoding response regulator transcription factor, coding for MEDRVRVVIAEDSVLLREGLTRLLTDRGHEVVAGVGDAEALVKTIDELASDGSGGGSGSGGLPDVVVADVRMPPTHTDEGVRAAVALRRAYPDLGVLVLSQYVEEQYATELLAGSSHGVGYLLKDRVADVREFVDAVVRVARGGTALDPEVVAQLLGRSRKQDALAGLTPREREVLGLMAEGRTNSAVAAQLVVSHGAVEKHVSNIFMKLGLSPSDGDHRRVLAVLRYLNS